The Sinomonas sp. P10A9 genome includes a window with the following:
- a CDS encoding SRPBCC domain-containing protein — MSGLEELDGEYAEVEGRGAVTFIRSYPVPAADVWTAVSTEDGLAGWFPSRVQIAHDAGTVTFSGDPNDAAGGSTDQIVDWDPPRRWAFAWGGDLMEFLVEGSDDECELTLRDWLADSTAAARNAAGWHVCLRELAKKLERLASTAPHSGPGTADRPDDWGQLYAGYVAAGLPSGAPIPGRDA; from the coding sequence ATGTCTGGACTCGAGGAGCTCGACGGCGAGTATGCCGAGGTCGAGGGACGCGGCGCCGTGACCTTCATCCGGTCCTACCCGGTTCCGGCCGCGGACGTGTGGACGGCCGTGAGCACCGAGGACGGTCTCGCCGGCTGGTTTCCCTCGCGCGTGCAGATCGCGCATGACGCCGGCACGGTCACCTTCAGCGGCGACCCGAACGACGCGGCGGGCGGCAGCACGGACCAGATCGTCGACTGGGACCCGCCGCGGCGCTGGGCCTTCGCCTGGGGCGGCGACCTCATGGAATTCCTTGTCGAGGGCTCGGACGACGAGTGCGAGCTCACGCTCCGGGACTGGCTCGCCGACAGCACCGCGGCCGCGCGCAATGCCGCCGGGTGGCACGTGTGCCTGCGCGAGCTCGCGAAGAAGCTCGAGCGCCTGGCCTCAACCGCCCCGCACTCGGGGCCGGGGACTGCCGATCGGCCGGACGACTGGGGTCAGCTCTATGCCGGCTACGTCGCCGCTGGCCTCCCGAGCGGTGCGCCGATCCCGGGCCGCGACGCTTGA
- a CDS encoding ABC transporter permease — protein sequence MATATLPSAPAPAAKDERVGRRGPFQKLLGRPEVGALAAAVVLFIFFAAVSGTFLQPNALATVLYGSSTIGIMAVGVSLLMIGGEFDLSSGVAVISSALTASLFSWNFGMNVWVGVLLALVVSLGIGFVNGWILVKTKLPSFIVTLATFLMLTGLNLALTRLIGGAVSSPSIAQMEGFGAAKAVFASSVNIGGVEFKITILYWIVLVVVASWVLLRTKVGNWIFAAGGDANAARAVGVPVTATKIGLFMGVGLCGWLLGMHNLFAFDAVQSGEGVGNEFLYIIAAVIGGCLLTGGYGSAVGGAIGAFIFGMANKGIVYAQWNPDWFKFFLGLMLLLATIVNLIVKKRAERA from the coding sequence ATGGCAACTGCAACCTTGCCGTCGGCGCCCGCGCCGGCTGCCAAAGACGAGCGGGTCGGGCGTCGTGGCCCGTTCCAGAAGCTGTTGGGCCGTCCGGAGGTCGGGGCGCTGGCGGCCGCGGTCGTGCTGTTCATCTTCTTCGCGGCGGTCTCGGGGACGTTCCTGCAGCCCAACGCGCTCGCGACGGTCCTGTACGGGTCCTCCACGATCGGGATCATGGCGGTGGGGGTCTCGCTGCTGATGATCGGGGGCGAGTTCGACCTGTCCTCGGGCGTGGCGGTGATCTCCTCGGCCCTGACCGCGTCCCTGTTCTCCTGGAACTTCGGGATGAACGTGTGGGTCGGGGTCCTGCTGGCCCTGGTGGTCTCGCTGGGGATCGGGTTCGTGAACGGGTGGATCCTGGTCAAGACGAAGCTGCCCTCCTTCATCGTGACCCTGGCCACGTTCCTGATGCTCACGGGCCTGAACCTGGCCCTGACCCGCCTGATCGGCGGGGCGGTGTCCTCGCCCTCGATCGCCCAGATGGAGGGGTTCGGCGCGGCCAAGGCGGTCTTCGCGTCCTCGGTGAACATCGGCGGGGTCGAGTTCAAGATCACCATCCTGTACTGGATCGTGCTGGTCGTGGTCGCGTCCTGGGTCCTGCTGCGCACCAAGGTCGGGAACTGGATCTTCGCCGCGGGCGGGGACGCGAACGCCGCCCGCGCGGTCGGGGTCCCGGTCACCGCGACCAAGATCGGCCTGTTCATGGGCGTGGGGCTGTGCGGGTGGCTGCTGGGCATGCACAACCTGTTCGCGTTCGACGCGGTCCAGTCCGGTGAGGGCGTGGGCAACGAGTTCCTCTACATCATCGCCGCGGTCATCGGCGGGTGCCTGCTCACCGGCGGGTACGGCTCGGCCGTGGGCGGGGCGATCGGCGCGTTCATCTTCGGCATGGCCAACAAGGGCATCGTGTACGCGCAGTGGAACCCGGACTGGTTCAAGTTCTTCCTGGGCCTGATGCTCCTGCTGGCCACGATCGTGAACCTCATCGTCAAGAAGCGCGCAGAGCGCGCCTGA
- a CDS encoding sugar phosphate isomerase/epimerase family protein produces MPSTTERFVATCWTSAGDAAPLRSPETSPVPLPERIEALAATGWSGFGLVLDDLKAAQSSMDFAALNRLVRSHGLTHVEVELLARWWEPREVWGTDWDLLLDAAEALHAPFVKIGSDFGTPPADLGFMVEPLRTLAGEAEKRGTRVALEPVAFTLVDTIPRGADLMRRVDHPACGLIVDFWHVYRKGTSLAELRSSLTADQIFGVELNDAHNEIQGTLFEDTRDHRCYLGQGDQDVAGFIRTMQDIGFKGPWGVEILSEEHRALPVQTALAAAMATTRPFFESDE; encoded by the coding sequence ATGCCATCCACTACCGAGCGGTTCGTCGCAACCTGCTGGACAAGCGCCGGCGATGCCGCCCCACTTCGCAGCCCAGAGACGAGTCCAGTCCCCCTCCCCGAACGGATCGAGGCGCTTGCGGCCACTGGATGGTCCGGGTTCGGTCTCGTTCTGGACGACCTCAAAGCCGCGCAGTCGTCGATGGACTTCGCGGCGCTGAACCGCCTCGTCCGCTCCCACGGGCTGACGCACGTCGAGGTCGAGCTCCTCGCGCGATGGTGGGAGCCCCGCGAAGTCTGGGGCACGGACTGGGACCTTCTCCTCGACGCCGCCGAGGCACTGCACGCACCGTTTGTGAAGATCGGCAGCGACTTCGGCACTCCCCCGGCCGACCTCGGGTTCATGGTGGAGCCCCTCAGGACGCTCGCCGGAGAGGCCGAGAAACGGGGAACGAGAGTCGCCCTCGAACCCGTGGCCTTCACGCTCGTCGACACGATCCCCCGCGGCGCCGATCTGATGCGCCGCGTGGATCACCCGGCGTGCGGCCTGATCGTGGACTTCTGGCACGTGTACCGCAAGGGAACGAGTCTGGCAGAACTCCGCAGTTCCCTCACGGCGGACCAGATCTTCGGCGTCGAGCTCAACGATGCCCACAACGAGATCCAGGGCACGCTGTTCGAGGACACCCGGGACCATCGCTGCTACCTCGGACAGGGGGACCAGGACGTTGCGGGCTTCATCCGGACCATGCAGGACATCGGGTTCAAGGGCCCGTGGGGTGTCGAGATCCTCTCCGAGGAACACCGGGCTCTGCCGGTTCAGACGGCCTTGGCGGCCGCCATGGCGACGACCCGTCCATTCTTCGAGTCCGATGAGTGA
- a CDS encoding ATP-binding cassette domain-containing protein, with product MAEHISNQEILAKAGETDPLTDRPVHLLRLDGVGKHYGNVIALREVTMAVDNGRVTCVLGDNGAGKSTLIKIIAGLHQHDAGTFTIMGEERKLSSPREALDAGIAAVYQDLAVVSLMPIWRNFFLGSELTTGFGPFKRMDVNRMKETTRTELAAMGIDLRDVEQPIGQLSGGERQCVAIARAVYFGAKVLILDEPTAALGVKQSGVVLRYILQARDRGLGVIFITHNPHHAFPVGDRFLLLKRGRSIGYYDKKDITLEELTAQMAGGAELAELAHELEQLGGHTQALQEAKAEAAAVQAEAHH from the coding sequence ATGGCAGAGCACATCAGCAACCAGGAGATCCTGGCCAAGGCGGGGGAGACCGACCCCCTCACCGACCGGCCCGTGCACCTGCTGCGCCTGGACGGCGTGGGCAAGCACTACGGCAACGTCATCGCCCTGCGGGAGGTGACCATGGCCGTGGACAACGGCCGCGTCACCTGCGTCCTGGGCGACAACGGGGCGGGGAAGTCGACCCTGATCAAGATCATCGCCGGCCTGCACCAGCACGACGCCGGCACCTTCACCATCATGGGCGAGGAACGCAAGCTCTCCTCCCCGAGGGAGGCCCTGGACGCGGGCATCGCCGCGGTCTACCAGGACCTCGCGGTGGTCTCCCTCATGCCGATCTGGCGCAACTTCTTCCTCGGCTCCGAGCTGACCACCGGGTTCGGCCCGTTCAAGCGCATGGACGTGAACCGGATGAAGGAGACCACCAGGACCGAGCTGGCGGCCATGGGCATCGACCTGCGCGACGTCGAGCAGCCCATCGGCCAGCTCTCCGGCGGCGAGCGGCAGTGCGTGGCCATCGCCAGGGCCGTGTACTTCGGGGCCAAGGTCCTGATCCTGGACGAGCCCACCGCCGCCCTGGGCGTGAAGCAGTCCGGCGTGGTCCTGCGCTACATCCTCCAGGCCCGCGACCGCGGCCTCGGCGTCATCTTCATCACCCACAACCCCCACCACGCCTTCCCCGTCGGGGACCGCTTCCTGCTCCTGAAGCGCGGCCGCTCCATCGGCTACTACGACAAGAAGGACATCACCCTGGAAGAACTCACCGCCCAGATGGCCGGCGGCGCCGAACTCGCCGAACTCGCCCACGAACTCGAACAGCTCGGCGGCCACACCCAAGCCCTCCAAGAAGCCAAAGCCGAAGCCGCCGCCGTCCAAGCCGAAGCACACCACTGA
- a CDS encoding serine/threonine-protein kinase, translating into MAESDIGLDPTFVGGRYRLLEVAGSGAMATVHRAHDEVLGRDVAVKTFRTHAPDPRHEERRRGEMQVLARLNHPSLVRLYDAGTDAQDDGTTQVAYLVMEFVDGTDLRQRLASGALTSDDARLLALDLAGALAYVHALGIVHRDIKPANILVPHADPNHRRRPVKLTDFGIARLTDASRLTLTNTTIGTANYLSPEQARGEKVGPASDIYSLGLVLLESLTGSMEFTGGAVEAAVARLLRDPRIPTHLGGPWASLLPRMTARDAADRPDATEIVRVLRGEAPADGGAPTRAIESPDPADGALTQALAPAVFEGAGTQVMPSASAAVHTAQMSRLGAEQDGQQTRAWRAATLVPELPQDPPAVPSHAPSSARPRGGSAARASRRPRRGLFWAAVTVGILAALLVIVPLVLRAVLPAQPANLPPLPASPAVSGQLGTHLDQLERSLRP; encoded by the coding sequence GTGGCCGAGAGTGATATCGGGCTCGACCCTACCTTCGTCGGCGGCAGGTATCGGCTCCTCGAGGTCGCCGGCAGCGGCGCCATGGCCACGGTGCACCGGGCCCATGATGAGGTTCTGGGGCGCGACGTGGCCGTCAAGACCTTCCGTACCCACGCGCCGGACCCCCGCCACGAAGAACGTCGCCGTGGCGAGATGCAGGTCCTCGCGCGCCTCAACCACCCGAGCCTCGTGCGCCTCTACGACGCTGGCACCGACGCCCAGGACGACGGGACCACTCAGGTCGCCTACCTCGTCATGGAGTTCGTCGATGGCACGGACCTGCGCCAGCGCCTTGCCTCAGGCGCCCTCACGTCCGACGACGCGCGCCTCCTCGCGCTCGACCTCGCCGGCGCCCTCGCATACGTGCACGCGCTCGGGATCGTGCACCGAGACATCAAGCCCGCGAACATCCTCGTCCCCCACGCCGACCCGAACCACCGCCGCAGGCCTGTCAAACTCACCGACTTCGGGATCGCCCGCCTCACCGACGCCTCGAGACTCACCCTCACGAACACGACGATCGGCACGGCCAACTATCTCAGCCCGGAGCAGGCGCGCGGCGAGAAGGTCGGACCGGCGTCAGACATCTACTCGCTTGGGCTCGTGCTCCTCGAGTCCCTCACGGGCTCCATGGAGTTCACGGGCGGGGCGGTCGAGGCAGCCGTCGCGCGGCTCCTCCGCGATCCCCGCATCCCCACTCACCTCGGCGGCCCGTGGGCCTCGCTCCTCCCGCGTATGACGGCGCGCGACGCCGCCGACCGGCCCGACGCCACCGAGATTGTCCGAGTGCTCCGCGGGGAGGCCCCGGCCGACGGCGGGGCGCCGACTCGCGCGATCGAGTCCCCGGACCCTGCGGATGGCGCGCTCACCCAGGCGCTCGCGCCCGCCGTCTTCGAGGGCGCAGGCACGCAGGTGATGCCGTCGGCGTCCGCGGCTGTGCACACGGCCCAAATGAGCCGGCTGGGCGCGGAACAGGATGGCCAGCAGACCCGTGCGTGGCGCGCTGCCACCCTCGTCCCCGAACTCCCCCAGGACCCGCCCGCGGTACCGAGCCACGCGCCGTCGTCCGCCCGGCCCCGTGGCGGATCCGCCGCCCGTGCGTCCCGCAGGCCCCGACGCGGACTCTTCTGGGCCGCCGTCACGGTCGGGATCCTGGCCGCGCTCCTCGTGATCGTGCCGCTCGTGCTCCGGGCCGTGCTTCCCGCACAGCCCGCGAACCTGCCGCCCCTTCCCGCCTCCCCCGCTGTCTCCGGGCAGCTCGGGACGCATCTCGACCAGCTCGAACGGAGTCTCAGGCCATGA
- a CDS encoding acetylxylan esterase: MPALDFPLDTLRPYRGSATAPADLGDFWDATLADARKQPLDVVLEPVETGLALIDTFDVTFTGFGGARVRGWLHVPAGPRGDVRAQPLPAVVQYAGYSGGRGLPHQDTVWAQAGWAMLIMDTRGQGYGGISGDTPDPHPSAGGIAYPGLMTRGIHDPEDYYYRRLYTDAVRAIEAAQALDAVDPARIVVHGVSQGGGLAIAAASLAARAGIGGVIACLPDVNFLSDFRRALDVATAGPYPEIERFLVRHREMAATALRTLDYFDASLLARWATAPASFSVALRDEVCPPSTVYAAFNNYGEDSPEGARPAKDITEWPFNNHEGGGEHQVAAHLRRLAELRSNT; the protein is encoded by the coding sequence ATGCCCGCCCTCGACTTCCCGCTCGACACGCTCCGCCCCTATCGCGGCTCCGCCACGGCGCCCGCGGACCTCGGGGACTTCTGGGACGCAACGCTCGCCGACGCGCGCAAACAGCCGCTCGACGTCGTGCTCGAACCGGTCGAGACGGGGCTCGCCCTGATCGACACCTTCGACGTCACCTTCACCGGCTTCGGAGGCGCCAGAGTCAGGGGCTGGCTCCACGTGCCGGCCGGCCCGCGGGGCGACGTGCGGGCCCAGCCGCTGCCCGCCGTCGTGCAGTACGCCGGCTACTCGGGTGGGCGCGGCCTCCCGCATCAGGACACCGTGTGGGCGCAGGCCGGCTGGGCGATGCTCATCATGGACACCCGCGGGCAGGGCTACGGCGGGATCTCCGGCGACACGCCCGATCCGCATCCCAGCGCCGGCGGCATCGCGTACCCCGGGCTCATGACGCGCGGGATCCACGACCCCGAGGACTACTACTACCGCCGCCTCTACACCGACGCGGTGCGCGCCATCGAAGCTGCGCAGGCCCTCGACGCCGTCGACCCCGCCCGCATCGTGGTCCATGGCGTCTCACAGGGTGGCGGCCTCGCGATCGCCGCGGCCTCACTCGCCGCGCGCGCCGGGATCGGCGGCGTCATCGCATGTCTGCCGGACGTCAATTTCCTCTCCGACTTCCGCCGCGCGCTCGATGTCGCCACGGCGGGCCCGTACCCCGAGATCGAGCGCTTCCTCGTGCGGCACCGGGAGATGGCCGCCACCGCGCTGCGCACGCTGGACTACTTCGACGCCTCACTGCTCGCGAGATGGGCGACGGCGCCCGCCTCCTTCTCGGTCGCGCTGCGGGACGAGGTCTGCCCGCCGTCGACCGTCTATGCAGCGTTCAACAACTACGGCGAGGACTCGCCCGAGGGTGCGCGGCCGGCGAAGGACATCACGGAGTGGCCGTTCAACAACCACGAGGGCGGCGGCGAGCACCAGGTCGCGGCACACCTGCGCCGCCTCGCGGAGCTGCGCAGCAACACCTGA
- a CDS encoding substrate-binding domain-containing protein — protein sequence MKKTWHRGLAALALIPVLAVTACSGGGKQADATAGSGGGQAVSTPRMKVAIITHAEAGDTFWDIVRKGAEEAASKDNVEILYTNDSDAGRQSQLVQQAIDQKVDGIAVTIANPGAMKDVLKKVADAGIPLVSFNAGGDVSAQMGAFTHFGSNETLAGEAVGTKLASEGYKHPICVIMSQGQVQLEARCAGVKEKVPGTEILYVNGADMTSVQSTATAKLQATKDADVIVGLGAPYTVTLLKAVADANSSVKVASFDLNPALAQAISDGKVLFTVDQQPWLQGYLSVDALWQNKRGGFKVGGGQPVLTGPAIVDKSNISDVLKFVQQGVR from the coding sequence GTGAAGAAGACGTGGCACCGCGGCCTGGCCGCCCTTGCCCTGATCCCAGTCCTCGCCGTGACGGCCTGCTCGGGCGGCGGCAAGCAGGCCGACGCGACCGCAGGTTCAGGAGGCGGCCAGGCCGTCTCGACTCCCAGGATGAAGGTCGCAATCATCACGCACGCCGAGGCGGGCGACACGTTCTGGGACATCGTGCGCAAGGGCGCCGAGGAGGCGGCGTCCAAGGACAACGTCGAGATCCTCTACACGAATGACTCCGACGCTGGGCGACAGTCCCAGCTGGTGCAGCAGGCCATCGACCAGAAGGTGGATGGCATCGCGGTCACCATCGCTAACCCGGGCGCCATGAAGGATGTACTGAAGAAGGTTGCCGACGCGGGCATCCCGCTCGTGAGCTTCAACGCAGGCGGCGACGTCTCCGCGCAGATGGGCGCGTTCACGCACTTCGGCTCCAACGAGACGCTCGCCGGTGAGGCGGTGGGCACCAAGCTGGCCTCGGAGGGCTACAAGCACCCCATCTGCGTGATCATGTCGCAGGGGCAGGTGCAGCTCGAGGCCCGGTGCGCCGGCGTGAAGGAGAAGGTCCCCGGCACGGAGATCCTCTACGTCAACGGGGCCGATATGACCTCGGTGCAGTCCACGGCGACGGCGAAGCTGCAGGCCACGAAGGATGCCGATGTGATCGTCGGCCTCGGCGCCCCGTACACGGTGACCCTCCTCAAGGCGGTGGCGGATGCGAATAGCTCGGTCAAGGTGGCGAGCTTCGACCTCAACCCTGCCCTCGCGCAGGCGATCAGCGACGGCAAGGTGCTCTTCACGGTGGACCAGCAGCCGTGGCTGCAGGGCTACCTGTCGGTTGATGCGCTCTGGCAGAACAAGCGCGGCGGGTTCAAGGTCGGTGGTGGGCAGCCGGTGCTGACCGGCCCCGCGATCGTGGACAAGTCCAACATCTCTGACGTCCTCAAGTTCGTCCAGCAGGGCGTCCGCTAA
- a CDS encoding MFS transporter, translating to MTETRQQTQPVGVERRGVHRAWLVAAVTLLALVAAAAFRSTTGALFEPLEAEFGWTRAETSGAVTANLVIYGLVAPFAAVLMERFTLRKVVATALVLVAAGSGLTTLMTAAWQLWLLWGVFIGVGTGMLALVFGAVVANRWFAARRGLVMGFFSAANACGQLVFLPVVVQLAAHEGWRTAALLVAVFALAIVPLLAWPFANSPAEVGVAPYGASPAVAPARAHDAASSPGLESSPLGAETALREEAVQREEAAQRGGAPHEVVQREEVVQREEAPAVVRRNAAVEALSVLRESLRSRAFWILLFTFWVCGWSTNGLMQTHFIPAAHDHGMPATTASGLLALIGVFDVIGTVASGWLTDRVRPWILLVAYYALRGASLLTVNALLAPDVEPPLWIFIVFYGLDWVATVPPTVALCREHFGAAKSSVVFGWVFASHMVGAGVGAFLAGWGREVSGTYTTAWLSASLLCFAAAASLFFLPRRRAA from the coding sequence GTGACCGAGACCAGACAGCAGACCCAGCCGGTCGGCGTCGAGCGGCGGGGGGTGCACCGCGCGTGGCTCGTCGCCGCTGTGACGCTTCTCGCGCTCGTGGCCGCGGCCGCCTTCCGTTCGACGACGGGCGCGCTCTTTGAACCCCTCGAGGCCGAGTTCGGGTGGACAAGGGCTGAGACCTCGGGCGCCGTAACGGCGAACCTCGTGATCTACGGGCTCGTGGCGCCGTTTGCCGCGGTGCTCATGGAGCGGTTCACGCTGCGCAAGGTCGTGGCGACGGCGCTTGTCCTCGTCGCCGCGGGAAGTGGTCTGACCACTCTCATGACCGCCGCGTGGCAGCTGTGGCTGCTGTGGGGCGTATTCATCGGCGTGGGCACGGGCATGCTCGCGCTCGTCTTCGGCGCCGTCGTGGCCAACCGTTGGTTCGCGGCCCGGCGCGGGCTCGTGATGGGCTTCTTCTCGGCCGCGAACGCGTGCGGACAGCTGGTCTTCCTGCCCGTCGTGGTGCAGCTGGCCGCGCACGAGGGCTGGCGCACCGCCGCGCTGCTTGTCGCCGTGTTCGCACTCGCGATCGTGCCGCTGCTCGCTTGGCCGTTCGCCAACTCGCCCGCGGAGGTGGGGGTGGCGCCGTACGGTGCGTCGCCCGCCGTCGCGCCCGCACGTGCGCACGACGCCGCCAGCTCGCCTGGGCTGGAGAGCTCGCCGTTGGGTGCGGAGACGGCGCTGCGCGAGGAGGCGGTGCAGCGCGAGGAGGCGGCTCAGCGCGGAGGGGCACCGCACGAGGTCGTGCAGCGCGAGGAAGTGGTGCAGCGCGAGGAGGCGCCCGCCGTCGTGCGCCGGAACGCGGCGGTGGAGGCTCTCTCGGTACTGCGCGAGTCGCTGCGGTCGAGGGCCTTCTGGATCCTGCTGTTCACGTTCTGGGTGTGCGGCTGGAGCACGAACGGGCTCATGCAGACCCATTTCATCCCCGCCGCCCACGATCACGGCATGCCCGCGACCACCGCGTCCGGGCTGCTTGCACTCATCGGCGTGTTCGACGTGATCGGTACCGTCGCCTCCGGCTGGCTCACGGACCGCGTGCGGCCGTGGATCCTGCTCGTCGCGTACTATGCGCTGCGCGGGGCCTCGCTGCTCACGGTCAACGCGCTGCTCGCGCCGGACGTCGAGCCGCCGCTGTGGATCTTCATCGTCTTCTACGGGCTCGACTGGGTTGCGACCGTGCCGCCCACCGTGGCGCTGTGCCGCGAGCACTTCGGCGCGGCCAAGAGCTCGGTGGTGTTCGGGTGGGTGTTCGCCTCGCACATGGTCGGCGCCGGGGTGGGCGCGTTCCTGGCCGGGTGGGGACGCGAGGTGAGCGGGACCTACACGACCGCGTGGCTCTCCGCGTCCCTGCTGTGCTTCGCCGCGGCCGCGAGCCTGTTCTTCCTGCCGCGCCGACGGGCCGCCTGA
- a CDS encoding SRPBCC family protein produces MSEFRHLSVPIALSPRAVSAFAGHPANLPCWAAGLAAGVRAENGRWIADSPMGAVEVRFVGDTAAGILDHEVTLPDGSVVLNQFRVLADGAHSLAVFHLRRADGVTDEAFEADAAAVQADLDTLKAVLEAGTSETGTSDTGSSGTGIPEARTPEAGTA; encoded by the coding sequence GTGTCCGAGTTCCGCCACCTGAGTGTCCCGATCGCCCTGTCGCCCCGCGCTGTCTCTGCCTTCGCGGGCCATCCCGCCAACCTCCCGTGCTGGGCCGCGGGCCTTGCGGCGGGCGTCCGTGCAGAGAACGGCCGCTGGATCGCGGACTCCCCGATGGGCGCGGTCGAGGTGAGGTTCGTCGGCGACACCGCCGCCGGGATCCTCGACCACGAGGTCACGCTGCCCGATGGGAGCGTGGTCCTGAACCAGTTCCGCGTCCTCGCCGACGGCGCGCACAGCCTCGCGGTCTTCCACCTCCGCCGTGCGGACGGCGTCACCGATGAGGCCTTCGAGGCCGACGCCGCGGCCGTCCAGGCCGACTTGGACACTCTCAAGGCCGTCCTCGAGGCTGGTACCTCCGAGACCGGCACCTCCGACACCGGATCTTCCGGGACCGGAATCCCTGAGGCGCGCACCCCGGAGGCGGGCACCGCGTGA
- a CDS encoding aldehyde dehydrogenase family protein → METLEHADTLLGSVEAPEGTPRQEMLDPATGERVGFAPLQSVADLEAAITAAQAAQPGWAALGHAARSEALLRAADAVEANAEELARILSREQGKPLNGPNARFEVGACAAWLRATAATVLEPETVVDADGTRAVLHYRPIGVVGAIGPWNWPMMITVWQIAPALRMGNTAVVKPSGMTPLSVLALVKVINQELPEGVLHVVPGRRDVGAALAEHPAIGKVMFTGSTATGKSIIRSSADTVKRLTLELGGNDAGIVLPDADPKAIAEGLFWGAFINTGQTCAALKRLYVHEDIYEDVCAALTEYAANVPMGVGLDEENVLGPLQNRSQYEIVAGLVEDAKDAGARVLLGGNPDENQPGYFYPTTLVADIDNDNPLVAQEQFGPALPIIKYTDVDHAVAMANALEVGLGASVWGTDPDQAHAVAARLEAGSVWINNHGAVNPMAPFGGAKQSGYGLEFGTEGLKHLGQPQVIHG, encoded by the coding sequence ATGGAAACGCTCGAGCACGCAGATACCCTGCTGGGATCGGTCGAGGCGCCCGAGGGCACGCCGCGGCAGGAGATGCTGGACCCGGCCACCGGGGAGCGGGTGGGCTTCGCGCCGCTGCAGAGCGTGGCGGACCTCGAGGCGGCCATCACGGCCGCTCAGGCGGCCCAGCCGGGCTGGGCAGCGCTCGGGCACGCGGCGCGCTCGGAGGCGCTGCTGCGGGCCGCGGACGCGGTCGAGGCAAACGCCGAAGAGCTGGCCCGGATCCTCTCCCGCGAGCAGGGCAAGCCGCTCAACGGCCCCAACGCCCGCTTCGAGGTCGGCGCGTGCGCGGCCTGGCTGCGCGCGACGGCCGCGACCGTCCTCGAACCCGAGACCGTGGTCGACGCCGACGGGACCAGGGCGGTGCTGCACTACCGCCCGATCGGGGTCGTGGGTGCGATCGGGCCGTGGAACTGGCCCATGATGATCACCGTCTGGCAGATCGCGCCCGCCCTGCGCATGGGCAACACCGCCGTGGTCAAGCCCTCCGGCATGACCCCGCTGTCCGTCCTTGCCCTCGTCAAGGTCATCAACCAGGAACTGCCCGAGGGTGTCCTGCACGTGGTCCCCGGCCGCCGCGACGTGGGCGCGGCGCTGGCCGAGCACCCCGCGATCGGCAAGGTCATGTTCACCGGCTCCACCGCCACGGGCAAGTCGATCATCCGCTCCTCCGCGGACACCGTGAAGCGCCTGACCCTCGAGCTCGGCGGCAATGACGCCGGCATCGTCCTGCCCGACGCCGACCCGAAGGCCATCGCCGAGGGCCTCTTCTGGGGCGCGTTCATCAATACCGGCCAGACCTGCGCCGCCCTCAAGCGCCTCTACGTGCACGAGGACATCTACGAGGACGTCTGCGCCGCCCTCACCGAGTACGCCGCGAACGTGCCGATGGGCGTGGGCCTGGACGAGGAGAACGTCCTGGGCCCGCTGCAGAACAGGTCCCAGTACGAGATCGTCGCCGGTCTCGTCGAGGACGCGAAGGACGCCGGCGCCCGCGTCCTCCTCGGCGGAAACCCCGACGAGAACCAGCCCGGCTACTTCTACCCCACCACCCTCGTCGCGGACATCGACAACGACAACCCGCTGGTGGCCCAGGAGCAGTTCGGCCCCGCCCTGCCCATCATCAAGTACACCGACGTGGACCACGCCGTCGCCATGGCCAACGCCCTCGAAGTCGGCCTCGGCGCCTCCGTGTGGGGCACCGACCCCGACCAGGCCCACGCCGTCGCCGCGCGCCTCGAAGCCGGCAGCGTCTGGATCAACAACCACGGCGCGGTGAACCCCATGGCCCCATTCGGCGGTGCCAAGCAGTCCGGCTACGGCCTCGAATTCGGCACCGAAGGCCTCAAGCACCTCGGCCAACCCCAGGTCATCCACGGTTAA